CAGAAACGTCCTGCTGCTGACTTCATCGACCCTCTCCTCAACAAAAAACCCAGGATATCTCACCTCGCCAGCAAGGCTGCAACAGCCCCAGTTAATGGCAATCTCAGTTCCTCCAACGGAAGAGGAGAAGCAGGTGGCGGCACGCAGGCAGCCGTGGCGGTTTCGGTGTCGGACGGCGCCATGACGTCCAGCTCCCAGCAGCTGCCTGTGCTGGACATCCCTCGTCCCTTTGAAGCACTGTCGGACGTAAGCAACGACTCCAGCCACAACGGGAGAGATTGTGACTCTCAGGAAACGGCGGTGTCCGAGAGGCTCAGCCAGCCTCCTTCGCTATCCTCGGGGGCAACGACGCTCACCGCGCCCAGCATCGGCACATCATCGCCTGCGGACACAGGCCTGGATGGTCCTCGGGAGAAGAGTCCTTCAACCTTCAACAACAAGTCCAGGAAGAAGTCAAAAAAGCATAAAGACAAGGAGAAGAGTAAAGACAAGGAGAGggtgagagaaaaggagaaggaaaggaAGAATCGTGAGGAGCGTGTGCCTGAGCCTAATAGAGCCTGTGAGATGAGCCCAGGAAACCTCAAAAGCAACAGTATTCCACACAAAAGCACAGGTGAGAGtagcacacacacgcgcgcgcacacacgcatacacacacacgcatgcgcgcacacacacatcttgttctcctgcacaaaatgtcttcagtttCACAGCTCTTACATCAGATAAGATTTCTGAATAAAAGTATAACTTCATGTGCGGATGGACACCAGTTAGTCATCACTGAGTAGGTGACGCATCATGTGGCCAGTTTGCGACTCACTGATTAAACGGAGACCCCTGCTGTTCAGCTTCATGCCTTTAAATAACCTCAAATACACACCTGTGAATACAACTGGCAGACAGCATCTTTAGAGGATTACACGTTTAAGAGACTAATTATGTAAACAATAATTAATTATCATTATAAATAATGAGCTTTTGGGGTGTCACCTTTCCAGTTGCACCATGGCAGGTTTCATGCAGAAGCGCAGCAAAGATCTTATTCAGATGAAtgacattttgtatttgtgtgatcTTGTTTCAGATCTGAATGGGATGTGCAACAGTACCAGTATTCCTTCGTCATCACCTGAGGTGGCAGACTATTTATTGTGAGTATTTAACAAGTTCCGGATTCAGTAGGTTGCACAGCCATGCTGCTAGCTAGAATAGTTTGATTTCTCCTTAAATTCATTGGAGTGAATCAGAGGTTTGCCTCCTGGAGGAAGAGATGTGAGGTAAAAGGGGCAGGTGTGTGCTAGTGTTTTTAAGAACAGGAAGCTGGATATTGTAATTTGGCCAGCTACCAACATGATTAACTGTTGCAGCAGTGGCTATGATGCACAGCTCTTTTATAATACTTAAATTTCCTGCACAAGTGCCCGATTTCCGCCCCTTTTCAATTTTGTCAAATCTGAACACTCGATACTCATGTTTTAGATTTGTTGTGTCTTACACTTTCTGTGgataaagaaaagagaaattaaTTTCATTGGTTTGTGTTGGTACCTTTCGTTaagtcttttctgttatttccctCTCAGGAAGTACACAGTGATCGGCTCTCCAGAGCAGCGTCAGAGGTATAAAAACGATTTCAATGCCGAGTACAGTGAGTACCGGGGTCTGCATGCTCGGATAGAGGGCATCACTCGGCAGTTCACTGTGCTTGACAATGAGCTCAAACAGCTCCAACACGGCACAGACAAGTACAAGGTAGGTTCCCTGAAGGACAGAAAATATCTCGAGTAACTAAAGTGATGCTTTATTTTACTGGTTCATTATACAAGATATCCATTGTATTCATACTACTTATGCTTTTTGTGTCTCTTCTCTTCAGACAATCCACAATCAGATACTTCAAGAGTAtcgtaaaataaaaaaggtacaTTTAAGTCCCACTGTAACAGATCTTGATGGCATAGTGTCCAAGTAGATTATCAGATTGTGACTGCTTTCTCATATCTCTTGCAGACTAATCCAAACTATAGCCAGGAGAAGAACCGCTGTGAATATCTACACAACAAACTGGCACATATAAAGAGACTTATTGCAGAGTACGATCAACAGCAACTTTAAAAGTAGTTACTAGACATTGTTTCCCTGTTATCTCTGGAAACCAAGCAGATAAAGGAAAACTCTGGATTCTCATGAAAGATGCCATGAAGGGAGTATTCCCCTCATTGGGGCCAAAGGCTCTAGTGAGGACTTAATAGGACCCACAATCTtttactctctctttcttcttctatttttttttcccgTTTCTTTTTGGACGATGTGGTTGTGCCTGGAGTGGCCAGGTCGGCCTGTGTAGTTACAATGCATCCAATGAAATCTCAACAGCCCACCCCGCTTATTGTGCACAGAGGTCTGAAAGAGTCAAAGATGGACATTTTCCCACTTTCTCTGGAGATATCCAAATAATCTTTCCTGCTTTTTGAAACTGGAGTCAAGGGGATGCTGATATGAAAACTGCAGAGTATATGCCAAATGCAACAAATTTGTTTTTGAGTAAAGAGAAGTTTAAGTGAATGATACGTCAGTTTTCCCGAGATTGCTGATCGAATGGCTGTGACGttgaatttatttctgtttttgctttttatttatttttgtcacttaACTGGGGGGATGAGTCTGTTTTACACTCCTCAATATCAGTTCTTCAAAGCTGTCTCTCTTGTTTTCTGTCCTCACATCTTGAATGTCAGCCAGTATTTTATTCAGAAGCTGCCTTGCCCATCTAATTGtcaatctttgttttttgttttttttctctcttttaaagAGATGCAGATATATTACTGTTgattaaatcaaaacaatgcATCTAAAtgcacacagtcagacacaggTCTGTGCGCTTggcttttcttttctaaaatCATGTGCATATGTCTTAACAGAGGGAGACGTGTGAAAGTTTCCAGTCACTCTTTAATTCTCATTGAACAGTCTCCTCACTCAGTCACGGTGAACTGCAGTGCTTGTTCATCGGTTACGGCAGAGGTCCttgtagttattatttatcatATTATATCAATGAAAAACTAGATTTAGCTCTTAATTGGTTGTCTTTCCAGTTTAGGAAATGGTGGTTTTTGTAGCAATAGAATTTTTAAGTTATCTGAAGATCTCATTGCCTGTTGTACTCTTCATAGAGAAGATCCTCTAATTGTAAGATGATTCAGACAGAGGATGCAGATCTGCAGGTCTTTTCTTCTCAtcttcaaaatatttaaaacttaggacatatcagaTCTCTGGATCAACCTAAGTCATAATTGTCCCCTTTAGTtatgttaaaatattgtttacagTGTCCTTTAAGAagatcttttgttttgtctgctcATCGATCCACGAGTCCACCGAGACGACTGTTAAGATGAAGCCATCCTTGATCATCTTCCAGGTGGGGGCCTGTCGGAGATGGAAGGCTCGCCTGCGACCAGTTTTtgccttttcaaatgtgatgTCAGATATTTGCAGAGGTTGATGTGAAATCTATTTCCTGGATTAGCTCTCCTCTCTGAGAAGCATCGAGGCAGATGCACTCGACGTGTCCGTAGACGAATTAGAAATGCTGTATAAGAACTTAACCTGACATACGAGTGAGCCGGGTTTAGTCAGCGAATGCATTTCTTATATCGACCTTTTTATGTGAATATGAAAAATCAGCACTTTTTCTCCTGATCTTGCTGTTACCTGGAGGTTTTGTCCAAATGACTTTTCTCTTTGTCCATCAGAGTGCATGCTTTATGAATGTGTTACTATGAACAGTCTTTGTATCTTTACttggggaggggggagggacTGCCCAAGGATATCAAAATCCAAGCAAAGGCTTAGTCCAGCAGAATTAGTATGTAATCAATTCGACATGGCTCTGACCAGCATGTATACCAAAGTGCTTACCGAGTGGGATGAAACAAAACGCTCTACCAAATGTTGGCAAAGGAACATGCTGCAGTATTCTCTACTTCCTGTGATCATTTCTTTTGTAAGAATTTATCATCCAGTGGAAAGTTTCTCAGTGTTCTTTTGCGAGAAGTCAGAGGAGGCTCCTTTTGCTCCAGATGGGATTTGCATGAATTGGCTCAAGTGTTTCAATGTTTAAGTGTAATGCCAGGTTTCGGATGATATCACTCTCCTAATGCAGTCACTACATTAAGGCCAAATGCGCCAAGACTCATCACAACGATGCTGCGGGGTCTAGACTAAGGCTGGGTCTGGGACTCTGATGTCTGAGGGACATAAAGGTGAATGTCTCGTTACCAGAATTAACACCCACAGCATCGTCCTGTACTGCAGCCTTTAACAAAGACACTTTTCACTATTCTTACTGTATCTTGTTTTCTAGGAACATTCTGACATGATTACTGTATTGCGCCTCTATTATGGTCAACATCCATTGTGATTGAGTACAACACATTTTGCTCCGCTGGAGAGCAAACTGTTTGAAAGTAATGATATGCCAGCACAGGAGTACCATTGTATGAGTTGATTGTGCCAAAATGACCTGTTGTATagggtttattttctttttctcttagTATGTACATGCTGCTGTATAAGCAAAGAGGGCTTTGGAGAAGAGTCATGAAATGTTGGCGCTAAAACCCAAAGCACGCTTTTTGAAAACCATAAGGGACTGAGACTGAAATTGACCTTTGTTTCAATAAAATTCTTTAAAATACTTATTTGTGAAATTCTGAACCAGTTGTTGCTGTCCATTGTTGTAATGAAGTTGAAATTTAGTTGCTGCATAGAAGACTGACGTTTTTGGtttatcgtgtgtgtgtgtgtattcttataacaaactatttaaaatTGTACATTGTTCTGGAGAATAACTGTATTGGACAGTTACATCATGAATCCAACATACAGTCAGTATTGGATTAGACAGAAGCACAATTTTTATGGGATCATGTCTTGACA
This genomic window from Micropterus dolomieu isolate WLL.071019.BEF.003 ecotype Adirondacks linkage group LG05, ASM2129224v1, whole genome shotgun sequence contains:
- the ell gene encoding RNA polymerase II elongation factor ELL gives rise to the protein MAALKEEQCYGLSCGRVSNGSNVSVFHVKLTDSALKAFEGYQSSKVLSSQPLIRFNGNQGKISIPRSENSSELQTFTFYLSNVGRDNPQGSFDCIQQYITSEGSIQLDCLGGIQDKITVCATDDSYQKARESMAQVEEETRSRSAIVIKPGGRYVGKKVQIRKPAPGLSDVAPLRRTSRPVIISSSTLKKGTAQHRPLRERLIHLLALKPYKKPELILRLQKDGLLPLDKDSLDSHLQQVANLNGRENIFTLKDFLYKEIQKDWPGYTEGDQQLLKRILFRKQGQAQNSSAPPLESPPKELASSSPSQKRPAADFIDPLLNKKPRISHLASKAATAPVNGNLSSSNGRGEAGGGTQAAVAVSVSDGAMTSSSQQLPVLDIPRPFEALSDVSNDSSHNGRDCDSQETAVSERLSQPPSLSSGATTLTAPSIGTSSPADTGLDGPREKSPSTFNNKSRKKSKKHKDKEKSKDKERVREKEKERKNREERVPEPNRACEMSPGNLKSNSIPHKSTDLNGMCNSTSIPSSSPEVADYLLKYTVIGSPEQRQRYKNDFNAEYSEYRGLHARIEGITRQFTVLDNELKQLQHGTDKYKTIHNQILQEYRKIKKTNPNYSQEKNRCEYLHNKLAHIKRLIAEYDQQQL